DNA from Dermochelys coriacea isolate rDerCor1 chromosome 20, rDerCor1.pri.v4, whole genome shotgun sequence:
TCCCTACTGCTTCTGCAGCCATGGACCTGGCACCAAACTCCGAGGACCCCCAAGGCTCCGACAATGACTCCGACACAGAGAACAAGGTTGATCCAGACATGCAGGCTCAGGAGTACATCGACCGCATCCTCAGCTCTGCTCAGCCCAGCCACAAGGCCCAGTGCCCACCTCCCGAATCACTCTCTGTGGGGCCCAGGGCCCATGCATCGGAGCACAGGTCTCCCCTGGAGCTGAAGAAGTCTCCTGCAAGCGACGACGTGACCTCTGGGCTGTTAGCCCTCCCTCTGGAGCTGATCCTGGAGATCTGCTCTTACCTGGAAGCCAGGTTTCTTCTCAATGTCTTGCCCTTGGTCTGTCGGACCCTCAGGGATATTGTGCAGGACCCAGTGACCTGGAGGATTCGCTTTCAGAAAAGGATCAGTGGGTGTAACCCAGTAGTGGAAGGTAGATCTCCATTGGACTTTCTTCATTGGAGGTGGGACTTGGAGGAGAGGCAAAGggctgagcacaggactgggggccaggactcctgggatctaCTGTAGGACCAGATGCTATTTCATGGGCCTCAGAGAGGTCCCTCAGTTAACTTTACTATCTTGAGAGTTAGTTGGTGCTGGTTAGAGCTATGTGGGAGCGGGTAACGATAACTCCAGGGTCCTATCCCCAGCTGTTAAGgtaggggctgggagtcaggactcctgggttctatccctggctctggaagggggtcTAGTGGTTCCAGTGGAGGGGGGCACTAGGAATCAGGACACCAGACTTCTGTTCCCTGCTTTGCAGCTGACATCACTACGTGATCCTGGCCAAGTCCCCTCACTGCTTTGCCTTGGCTTCACCTCTGAAATGGCAGTAGCTCTCCCACCGCCCTTCCTTGGATCGAGGGATGGGAGGTGGTTTGGGATGCTCTGAGGCAGCAATGCTGTGGCTTAGTTTTGCTGCCCATCCATTCAAAGGGGCCGCATTGGATCCTCTAGAGGCGACATATCCCCGTCCTTGGGAAGAGAAGGGTTTACggactctaaagcagtggttctcaaccacggGTACGCAGAGGTGTTCCAGGAGGTCCATCAACTCGGCTAGagatttgcctaattttacaacatgTGACATAAAAaccactagcaaagtcagtacacactaaaatttcatacaaacaatgacttgtttctgctgctctatagactatacactgaaatgtaagtacaaaatttccattccaatggatttgttttataattccatgataaaaatgagaaagcaagccaTTGTTCAGTAACAGcgtggctgtgacactttggtatttttacatctgattgtgtaagcaagtagttttaaagtgaggtgaagcTTTGGgttacgcaagacaaatcagactcctgaaagggttacagtagcctggaaaggttgagagccgtTGCCCTGAAGAAAGCGATTTTTTTACACAGCCCCACCTCGACctggtgcaggggatggggagtggctgtGGGATCAAAGCTCCCAGCAGTTTTGGGATGCCCAGAGGAGGACACCCCGATCCTTGTGATTTCTTCCTATCTATGCAGAGGACTTTGACTGGCCGGCTGCTTGCATGGAGCTGGAGGAGCATCTCAGACACTGGGCCTGTGATGGCAGGAGAACAGAGTACTTCTCCCTTGCCAACGGCCACTTCTCCTCCATCAACTCCGTTCTGCTCTTGCAGGTGAGGTCTGATTTCCTCCTTTGCTGGCCATTGatgtctgggggtggggtggggtgtggcggggcctgggagtcaggactacTGGGTTTGACTtctggctgtgggagggaagAGTATGAGGTAGagcagagtcaggactcctgggttctatttctgggtTCAGCAGCTGCTGATCTCTGATCATGACACACAGCTGTTGGCTAGAGTAGGTGTGGAAGACTCTTCCCATGTACAATTGGTTGTGGTGGTGGTATCTTCCGAGCCCTGTTAGCTGGGGCGGCTCCCCACATTGGTCTCTGGCTCCAGGAGTTCTGTAGGGTGAGAGTAGGCGATACTTTTACATGTATCTGAGTGGCTCACATCTTTTTCACAGcgggaaattgaggcatggacCAGGGAAGCAACTTGCCTGATGTCTTATAGAAAATTCTTGGTAGaatcaagaatagaacccaggagtcctgacatccAGCCCCATCCGGCTCTAACCTCTGAGTCCCTGCCTCTGAGCATCCCATCATCTCTTTGTTCCTGTACCAATGACTGACCAGTTTCTCCCATTTCAAAGGACCTGTAGCcagtctgtctccttcccttgcAGGGTGgggctctctgtgtctcaggctCCCTGGATCGGAACGTCGACCTGTGGGATCTGCGGGAGCTGGGCCAGTCCCCGGACAAGGTGCTGGTGAAAGCACTGGGCACGGAGCGCAATGGGACGCACAAGGTGGGAACCTGGCCTTCACCCtcccggggcggggaggggtctgACCAGGCTTCCTCTGAGCTGGAGAAAGGCGCCGATGGCACTCTGTCCTCAGCACGGGTATGCCCAAGCAGCCAGAGAGCGAGctgtcccccagccctggctgttgCCCTGACGAGGGGAGCTAATTGGTGCCAGTAGCCGTGAGATGGGGGTTTTGTTCTGGGGATGCCAGGCCTACTGAGACCCCTGGATGGGAAATGCCCCCTGGCCCAgtccccccttccctgtgccctCCTTTGCCCATGCCTGTGCTGAATGTGagctttcttcctcccttctgtTGGGTTGGATTGAGCCGGGACAGCGTGTCTAGTGACTGGCACAGGAATGGGGCACTGGGACCTCTTGTGTTCATGTTCCTGctgtgcgcctcagtttccctgtctgtacaaTGGGGTTAACTCTGTGTATCGCAGGGAGTCTGTGGGGCTAAACGGCTTCGGGGAAAGACACCAGAGAAGGGCAGGAAAGGGCAGCCTCCTACTTTaacccttttctctccctttcctggtgcagggctgggtgtgGTCACTGGCTTCAAGAGACAACAAGGTGTGCTCAGGCTCCTGGGACAGCACGGTGAAACTGTGGGACATAGAGGCCAACGGGCAGCAGTTTGGGGAGATCAGGTAccgtttcccctcctccccctgcaccacaGGCCCTCCAGGAAGCGACCCCAGCCTGCCTCCTACCAGCTTCTCCTTTGGCCACATGGCTGGTGCTCCCAGCTGccttcctgcctctgccccctgggAGAGGGAGACCTTGGAGAGTTTCAGCCATCAGTGGAATCTGCTGTGCCTTAGAGACTGGGGTCGGGGCAGCCATGCTCgatggagaggggaggagatggTGCTGCTGGGCAGAGTCTTGACCAGAGTACTGAAGTGGGGGAGGCCAAGGGCTCAGGCCGGGGATATGGGCTGAAGCTGGGGGCTGCCGGGCAAGAAGCTGTTCCTTTGCATCTCGATGGGTGGCTTACTACAACTTGGTTCTGCTCTGTGCAGTCCCTGCCAGACCACATCATGGTCTTAAAAAGCAGCCGGGGGGCAGTTGGATTGTCCGAGAGCAAAGATGATCAACGGAGACTGCTGCtaggcaggagaggagggagggtgcAATGGTTGGAGCGCTGGTCTGGCACACGAGAGCAGGATTCAGCACAGAGTTTAGTGGAACCTCGGGCCAGTTACTTGGGGACAGATTTTTCAAGAGATCTCtgtgcctaactcccagtgaGATCCTGAAGGCATTAGGTGCCTAGGTACctataaaaatctggccctcatttCCCCACACATACAGTAGAGTTAACTGCACTGCCCtgcaccaatgttccctctaatttttgacaggccatgtgcacgAAAAAttacttctgtgcaaatttttgaagcagagttcaaatttgtgcgcCATGAGGCAAATGCACCCAAGCGAGTAAAAtgcttatatatttaaaaagttttaatttgtaatttgtGATAATTTtacaccatgttattttataaatgtcatttttaaatacttagaaaaaggaaatttaaccatTCTTCATGAAGCAGAAGTTAGTTTTAAGCGTTATGCTTTATGATCTTTTTTTATATGCAATCACGAGCATATATCAAGCACATATTAATCATGATCATTATCAGTGCATAGGCTTCTGCCCATTGGTGTCCACTTTCACCTTTCATTCTATACACGTCTGAAAAGATTTTGGTAAACCTATAATAAAGACAATGTAATAAGTATGCCATCATgt
Protein-coding regions in this window:
- the LOC119845748 gene encoding F-box/WD repeat-containing protein 9-like isoform X5, with translation MLLPLPGPQFPYLKSGNNTYLLCKAMDLAPNSEDPQGSDNDSDTENKVDPDMQAQEYIDRILSSAQPSHKAQCPPPESLSVGPRAHASEHRSPLELKKSPASDDVTSGLLALPLELILEICSYLEARFLLNVLPLVCRTLRDIVQDPVTWRIRFQKRISGCNPVVEEDFDWPAACMELEEHLRHWACDGRRTEYFSLANGHFSSINSVLLLQGGALCVSGSLDRNVDLWDLRELGQSPDKVLVKALGTERNGTHKGWVWSLASRDNKVCSGSWDSTVKLWDIEANGQQFGEIRYRFPSSPCTTGPPGSDPSLPPTSFSFGHMAGAPSCLPASAPWERETLESFSHQWNLLCLRDWGRGSHARWRGEEMVLLGRVLTRVLKWGRPRAQAGDMG
- the LOC119845748 gene encoding F-box/WD repeat-containing protein 9-like isoform X1; translation: MLLPLPGPQFPYLKSGNNTYLLCKAMDLAPNSEDPQGSDNDSDTENKVDPDMQAQEYIDRILSSAQPSHKAQCPPPESLSVGPRAHASEHRSPLELKKSPASDDVTSGLLALPLELILEICSYLEARFLLNVLPLVCRTLRDIVQDPVTWRIRFQKRISGCNPVVEEDFDWPAACMELEEHLRHWACDGRRTEYFSLANGHFSSINSVLLLQGGALCVSGSLDRNVDLWDLRELGQSPDKVLVKALGTERNGTHKVGTWPSPSRGGEGSDQASSELEKGADGTLSSARGWVWSLASRDNKVCSGSWDSTVKLWDIEANGQQFGEISGKAPVLCLSYLPDILVTGTYDKKVTVYDPRASQAPLKSRKLHSSAVLSLVADERFIISGSKDRTLVVFDRRANSILQRLQLESYLLSMSYQGTQLWAGDNQGRLYVFENREGRFQHIRYFDVGHQSNITGVWHSLGTLYTTSTDKTLRIHVPTDPPRTICSQMHNNVLNGVSAEGNIVVAASGGLSLEIWRLDA
- the LOC119845748 gene encoding F-box/WD repeat-containing protein 9-like isoform X3 translates to MLLPLPGPQFPYLKSGNNTYLLCKAMDLAPNSEDPQGSDNDSDTENKVDPDMQAQEYIDRILSSAQPSHKAQCPPPESLSVGPRAHASEHRSPLELKKSPASDDVTSGLLALPLELILEICSYLEARFLLNVLPLVCRTLRDIVQDPVTWRIRFQKRISGCNPVVEEDFDWPAACMELEEHLRHWACDGRRTEYFSLANGHFSSINSVLLLQGGALCVSGSLDRNVDLWDLRELGQSPDKVLVKALGTERNGTHKGWVWSLASRDNKVCSGSWDSTVKLWDIEANGQQFGEISGKAPVLCLSYLPDILVTGTYDKKVTVYDPRASQAPLKSRKLHSSAVLSLVADERFIISGSKDRTLVVFDRRANSILQRLQLESYLLSMSYQGTQLWAGDNQGRLYVFENREGRFQHIRYFDVGHQSNITGVWHSLGTLYTTSTDKTLRIHVPTDPPRTICSQMHNNVLNGVSAEGNIVVAASGGLSLEIWRLDA
- the LOC119845748 gene encoding F-box/WD repeat-containing protein 9-like isoform X4; its protein translation is MDLAPNSEDPQGSDNDSDTENKVDPDMQAQEYIDRILSSAQPSHKAQCPPPESLSVGPRAHASEHRSPLELKKSPASDDVTSGLLALPLELILEICSYLEARFLLNVLPLVCRTLRDIVQDPVTWRIRFQKRISGCNPVVEEDFDWPAACMELEEHLRHWACDGRRTEYFSLANGHFSSINSVLLLQGGALCVSGSLDRNVDLWDLRELGQSPDKVLVKALGTERNGTHKGWVWSLASRDNKVCSGSWDSTVKLWDIEANGQQFGEISGKAPVLCLSYLPDILVTGTYDKKVTVYDPRASQAPLKSRKLHSSAVLSLVADERFIISGSKDRTLVVFDRRANSILQRLQLESYLLSMSYQGTQLWAGDNQGRLYVFENREGRFQHIRYFDVGHQSNITGVWHSLGTLYTTSTDKTLRIHVPTDPPRTICSQMHNNVLNGVSAEGNIVVAASGGLSLEIWRLDA
- the LOC119845748 gene encoding F-box/WD repeat-containing protein 9-like isoform X2, encoding MDLAPNSEDPQGSDNDSDTENKVDPDMQAQEYIDRILSSAQPSHKAQCPPPESLSVGPRAHASEHRSPLELKKSPASDDVTSGLLALPLELILEICSYLEARFLLNVLPLVCRTLRDIVQDPVTWRIRFQKRISGCNPVVEEDFDWPAACMELEEHLRHWACDGRRTEYFSLANGHFSSINSVLLLQGGALCVSGSLDRNVDLWDLRELGQSPDKVLVKALGTERNGTHKVGTWPSPSRGGEGSDQASSELEKGADGTLSSARGWVWSLASRDNKVCSGSWDSTVKLWDIEANGQQFGEISGKAPVLCLSYLPDILVTGTYDKKVTVYDPRASQAPLKSRKLHSSAVLSLVADERFIISGSKDRTLVVFDRRANSILQRLQLESYLLSMSYQGTQLWAGDNQGRLYVFENREGRFQHIRYFDVGHQSNITGVWHSLGTLYTTSTDKTLRIHVPTDPPRTICSQMHNNVLNGVSAEGNIVVAASGGLSLEIWRLDA